From a region of the Lactuca sativa cultivar Salinas chromosome 4, Lsat_Salinas_v11, whole genome shotgun sequence genome:
- the LOC128133922 gene encoding tyrosine decarboxylase 1-like — MNPLNPVEFRRQGHMVIDFLADYYENIEKYPVRSHVKPGYLFQSSPDCAPMYPEPIEAILKDVQKDIIPGITHWQSPNFFAYFASSANTASFLGEMLLNGFNVVGFNWASSPAATELEILVMEWLLKLLQLPQSFSTSSDHGGGVLLGTTCEAFVCTLLAAKEKTLDQIGRENTEKLAVYCSDQTHFSFQKSAKIIGIKPENVRQVVTNRTTNFELSPESLDEMIKRDLEDGLIPIYLCATVGTTSTTAVDPLGSLCEVASKYNMWVHVDAAYAGSACICPEFRHFLDGVEGASSFSFNAHKWLLPNLACCCLWVKDKSSFTKPLSTTSELIANKTTESGKVVDYKDWQISLARRFQALKLWMVLRSYGTIALREYIRKHVKMAKDFEGLVNMDSRFEIMAPRYFSMVCFRVSPYAISQHHDNDHEANEFNQMLLELVNATGRVYMTHSVVGGVYVIRFAVGATLTEDRHVKMAWELVQGQATSLLGTPTPNSASNVQSSKQIEGSIST; from the coding sequence ATGAACCCCTTGAACCCAGTAGAATTCAGAAGGCAAGGTCATATGGTCATAGACTTCCTTGCAGATTATTACGAGAATATAGAAAAGTATCCTGTTAGAAGCCATGTTAAACCAGGTTATCTATTTCAAAGTTCGCCCGACTGTGCTCCAATGTACCCTGAGCCAATCGAAGCTATACTGAAGGATGTGCAGAAGGATATTATTCCAGGCATAACGCATTGGCAAAGTCCAAATTTTTTTGCCTACTTTGCGTCCAGCGCAAATACGGCAAGCTTTCTTGGGGAAATGCTTCTCAATGGTTTTAATGTTGTCGGATTCAACTGGGCATCTTCTCCTGCAGCAACAGAGCTAGAGATCCTGGTCATGGAGTGGCTGTTAAAACTACTACAGCTTCCCCAGTCGTTCTCAACTTCAAGTGATCACGGTGGTGGTGTTTTGCTTGGCACCACCTGTGAGGCCTTCGTTTGCACGCTGCTTGCTGCGAAAGAGAAGACACTTGATCAAATTGGAAGAGAAAACACAGAGAAGCTTGCAGTGTACTGTTCTGACCAAACCCATTTCTCTTTCCAGAAGTCGGCAAAAATCATTGGGATAAAACCTGAGAATGTTCGACAGGTCGTGACAAACCGGACAACGAACTTTGAACTGTCCCCAGAATCCCTAGATGAGATGATTAAAAGAGACCTTGAAGATGGTTTAATTCCAATCTATTTATGTGCAACTGTTGGGACAACCTCTACAACAGCGGTGGATCCATTGGGGTCTTTGTGTGAGGTAGCAAGCAAATATAATATGTGGGTTCACGTGGATGCTGCATATGCTGGAAGTGCATGTATCTGTCCTGAGTTTCGTCACTTCCTTGATGGTGTGGAGGGTGCAAGCTCCTTCAGTTTTAATGCGCACAAATGGCTGCTCCCAAACCTGGCTTGCTGCTGCCTTTGGGTTAAAGACAAATCGTCATTTACGAAACCACTCTCCACAACCTCAGAGTTGATCGCAAACAAAACCACAGAATCAGGGAAAGTCGTCGACTACAAAGACTGGCAGATATCACTAGCACGAAGATTCCAAGCCTTGAAGTTATGGATGGTGCTTAGGAGCTATGGGACGATTGCTTTGAGGGAATACATAAGAAAGCATGTGAAAATGGCCAAGGATTTTGAAGGGCTCGTGAACATGGACTCTAGGTTTGAGATTATGGCACCTAGATACTTTTCTATGGTTTGTTTTCGAGTTTCTCCGTATGCTATTAGTCAGCACCATGACAACGACCATGAAGCAAATGAATTCAACCAAATGTTATTGGAATTAGTGAATGCAACGGGGCGAGTTTACATGACACATTCGGTGGTTGGAGGAGTTTATGTTATCCGATTTGCTGTGGGGGCAACTCTCACCGAAGACAGACATGTAAAGATGGCTTGGGAGTTAGTGCAAGGTCAAGCGACATCATTGCTGGGTACACCGACACCAAATAGTGCTTCTAATGTTCAGTCATCCAAGCAAATTGAAGGATCAATATCTACGTGA